One Burkholderia vietnamiensis LMG 10929 genomic window carries:
- a CDS encoding DUF4148 domain-containing protein, with the protein MKSLVSAVVAAVALSASVGAYAQSTVTRAQLRNELVQLEHAGYTPSQSSPHYPADIQAAQARVHAVDDSGYGAQPAAVVEGGAPAAVKVRPAHDSVYFGH; encoded by the coding sequence ATGAAGTCGCTCGTTTCCGCAGTCGTTGCCGCTGTCGCCCTGTCCGCTTCGGTCGGCGCATACGCGCAAAGCACCGTCACCCGTGCGCAGTTGCGCAACGAACTGGTTCAACTCGAACACGCAGGCTACACGCCGAGCCAGTCGAGCCCGCACTATCCTGCCGACATCCAGGCCGCCCAAGCCCGCGTACACGCGGTCGACGACAGCGGCTACGGCGCACAGCCGGCCGCGGTAGTCGAGGGCGGCGCACCGGCAGCCGTCAAGGTGCGCCCGGCACACGACTCGGTCTATTTCGGCCACTAA
- a CDS encoding diguanylate cyclase domain-containing protein — translation MIRLGLTSKLSVLFACIGVIAAGTTGYYAYRANRTMLVLEAQHSLLMSTHLLGKRFTTALSDVADDALVLAQLPSSARVALGTDPDRAPRTRLEQVYVSFMRNHPEYLQIRLIARADFGLERLRVDRDAHGVVVLPETMFQEKGQFSYVFDTLATAPGHIYLSPIGIDHENGSHEAEGLPMLRVGTPVVDVHGRIVGALVIDVELSRMFERLERDLPQDYAVYMANEWGDFIVHPDPSQTFGFDRGRRVLMQDSFPATRLLFGGVRTNVTLDGLAEPDTLPGEMAAFVRTPFGNAEGNRFVVLGASRPLADVLTPAGILGERIVRMVLLMSVAAVILAILFARAITRPLQMLARAATHVFDERATERLPVARADEIGVLARCFDSMRVEIRTQVAMLRAKQQELAHLAGHDPLTGLPNRLLFMERLEEAIGHAAATRDGLAVMFVDLDRFKQINDQHGHAAGDRALVAVATRLTQVLRTGDMAARLGGDEFIVLIADVRSPTVIDEIASRIQIVMAQEMEFGDRQLAVGASIGVSEYPADGTSAEELLVKADAAMYAAKASAQSACVRYQTLLGSGVVADGAQRAAAEDGC, via the coding sequence ATGATCAGGCTCGGGCTCACGTCGAAGCTGTCGGTGCTGTTCGCGTGCATCGGCGTGATCGCGGCCGGCACGACCGGCTACTACGCCTATCGCGCGAACCGGACGATGCTCGTGCTCGAGGCGCAGCACAGCCTGCTGATGTCGACGCACCTGCTCGGGAAGCGCTTCACGACCGCGCTGTCCGACGTCGCCGACGATGCGCTCGTGCTCGCGCAGCTGCCTTCGTCCGCGCGCGTCGCGCTCGGCACGGACCCCGACCGCGCGCCGCGCACGCGGCTCGAGCAGGTGTACGTCAGTTTCATGCGCAACCATCCCGAGTATCTGCAGATCCGGCTGATCGCGCGCGCGGATTTCGGGCTCGAGCGGCTTCGCGTCGACCGCGACGCGCACGGCGTGGTCGTGTTGCCGGAGACGATGTTTCAGGAGAAGGGCCAGTTTTCATACGTCTTCGACACGCTCGCGACGGCGCCCGGCCACATCTACCTGTCGCCGATCGGGATCGATCACGAGAACGGTTCGCACGAAGCCGAAGGGTTGCCGATGCTGCGGGTGGGCACGCCGGTGGTCGACGTGCACGGCCGGATCGTCGGCGCGCTGGTGATCGACGTCGAGCTGTCGCGCATGTTCGAACGGCTGGAGCGCGACCTGCCGCAGGACTATGCGGTGTACATGGCGAACGAGTGGGGCGACTTCATCGTGCATCCCGATCCGTCGCAGACCTTCGGCTTCGATCGCGGCCGGCGCGTGCTGATGCAGGACAGCTTTCCAGCCACGCGGCTGCTGTTCGGCGGGGTGCGCACGAACGTGACGCTCGACGGGCTCGCCGAGCCCGACACGCTGCCGGGCGAGATGGCGGCGTTCGTGCGCACGCCGTTCGGCAACGCCGAAGGCAACCGCTTCGTCGTGCTGGGCGCCTCGCGCCCGCTCGCCGACGTGCTGACGCCGGCCGGGATTCTCGGTGAGCGGATCGTCCGGATGGTGCTGCTGATGAGCGTCGCCGCGGTGATTCTCGCGATCCTGTTCGCGCGCGCGATCACGCGGCCGCTGCAGATGCTCGCGCGCGCGGCGACCCACGTGTTCGACGAGCGGGCCACCGAGCGGCTGCCCGTCGCGCGCGCCGACGAGATCGGCGTGCTCGCGCGCTGCTTCGACAGCATGCGCGTCGAGATCCGCACGCAGGTTGCGATGTTGCGCGCGAAGCAGCAGGAGCTCGCGCATCTGGCCGGTCACGATCCGTTGACCGGACTGCCGAACCGCCTGCTGTTCATGGAGCGCCTCGAGGAGGCGATCGGGCACGCGGCCGCGACGCGCGACGGGCTCGCGGTGATGTTCGTCGATCTCGACCGCTTCAAGCAGATCAACGACCAGCACGGCCACGCGGCCGGCGACCGCGCGCTCGTCGCCGTCGCGACGCGGCTGACTCAGGTGCTGCGCACCGGCGACATGGCGGCGCGGCTCGGCGGCGATGAATTCATCGTGCTGATCGCCGACGTGCGCTCGCCGACGGTCATCGACGAGATCGCGTCGCGTATCCAGATCGTGATGGCGCAGGAGATGGAGTTCGGCGACCGGCAACTGGCGGTGGGCGCGAGCATCGGCGTCAGCGAGTATCCGGCCGACGGCACATCGGCCGAGGAACTGCTGGTGAAGGCCGACGCGGCGATGTACGCGGCGAAGGCGTCGGCGCAGAGCGCATGCGTGCGGTATCAGACCTTGCTGGGCAGCGGTGTCGTGGCCGACGGCGCGCAGCGCGCGGCGGCCGAGGACGGCTGCTGA